In the genome of Pseudomonas sp. P5_109, one region contains:
- a CDS encoding PLP-dependent aspartate aminotransferase family protein, producing MSQQDKNAPPQGFATRVIHAGQVPDPTTGALMPPIYANSTYLQQSPGVHKGFDYGRSHNPTRFALERCVADLEGGTRGFAFASGLATISTVLELLDAGSHIVSGNDLYGGTFRLFDKVRQRSAGHRFSFVDLTDLAAFEASLQDDTRMVMVETPSNPLLRLTDLAAIARTCRARGIICVADNTFASPWIQRPLELGFDIVLHSTTKYLNGHSDVIGGIAVVGDNAELAERLGFLQNAVGAIAGPFDAFLTLRGVKTLALRMERHCSNALDLAQWLERQPQVSRVYYPGLPSHPQHELAQRQMRGFGGMIALDLNSDLAGARRFLENVQIFALAESLGGVESLIEHPAIMTHATIPPDTRAELGIGDGLVRLSVGVEDVEDLRADLAQALAKM from the coding sequence ATGAGTCAACAGGACAAAAACGCCCCGCCACAGGGCTTCGCCACCCGGGTGATCCACGCCGGGCAAGTGCCGGACCCGACCACCGGGGCGCTGATGCCGCCGATCTACGCCAACTCCACCTACCTGCAACAGAGCCCCGGCGTGCACAAGGGTTTCGACTACGGGCGCTCGCACAACCCGACGCGTTTTGCCCTGGAACGCTGCGTGGCCGACCTCGAAGGCGGCACCCGGGGCTTTGCCTTCGCCTCGGGGCTGGCGACCATTTCCACGGTGCTCGAACTGCTCGACGCCGGCTCGCACATCGTCTCCGGCAACGACCTGTACGGCGGCACCTTCCGCCTGTTCGACAAGGTGCGCCAGCGCAGCGCCGGGCACCGCTTCAGCTTCGTCGACCTGACCGACCTGGCGGCGTTCGAAGCCTCCCTGCAAGACGACACCCGCATGGTCATGGTCGAGACCCCGAGCAATCCGCTGCTGCGCCTCACCGACCTCGCCGCCATCGCCCGCACCTGCCGCGCGCGCGGCATCATCTGCGTGGCCGACAACACCTTCGCCAGCCCGTGGATCCAGCGCCCGCTGGAACTGGGTTTCGACATCGTGCTGCACTCGACCACCAAATACCTCAACGGCCACTCCGACGTGATCGGCGGCATCGCCGTGGTCGGCGACAACGCTGAACTGGCCGAGCGCCTGGGCTTTTTGCAAAACGCCGTCGGCGCCATCGCCGGCCCCTTCGATGCCTTCCTCACCCTGCGCGGGGTGAAGACCCTGGCCCTGCGCATGGAACGCCATTGCAGCAACGCACTGGACCTGGCGCAGTGGCTGGAACGCCAACCGCAAGTCTCGCGGGTCTACTACCCCGGCCTGCCCTCGCACCCGCAACACGAACTGGCGCAACGGCAAATGCGCGGCTTCGGCGGCATGATCGCCCTCGACCTCAACAGCGACCTGGCCGGCGCCAGGCGCTTCCTCGAGAACGTCCAGATCTTCGCCCTGGCCGAAAGCCTGGGCGGCGTGGAAAGCCTGATCGAACACCCGGCGATCATGACCCACGCCACCATCCCGCCGGATACCCGTGCGGAACTGGGAATTGGCGACGGGTTGGTGAGGTTGTCGGTGGGGGTTGAGGATGTGGAGGATTTGCGGGCGGATCTGGCGCAGGCGTTGGCAAAGATGTAA